A window of the Nyctibius grandis isolate bNycGra1 chromosome 9, bNycGra1.pri, whole genome shotgun sequence genome harbors these coding sequences:
- the LOC137667402 gene encoding 5-hydroxytryptamine receptor 5A-like: MAETLSPCTPRGQCQANMGANTSSGSVDANASSAASVLVGGSTWRGREPFSIFTVLILTLLVLLTVATFLWNLLVLATILRVKAFHRVPHNLVASTAVSDVLVAALVMPLSLVKELSAGRRWRLGRELCLVWVCFDVLCCTASIWNVTAIALDRYWSITRHLEYTLLTRRRISNVMIALTWALSAAISLAPLFGWGETYSPEQERCQVSQEPSYTIVSTSGAFYLPLCVVLFVYWKIYKAARFRVGGRRRNAVAPLPEAAQVKEASHEPQMVFTARRAAITFQTDGETWREQKERKAALMVGILIGVFVLCWIPFFITELISPLCSCNIPPVWKSIFLWLGYSNSFFNPLIYTAFNKNYNNAFKNLFVKQR, from the exons ATGGCGGAGACCCTGAGCCCCTGCACCCCACGGGGCCAGTGTCAGGCCAACATGGGCGCCAACACCTCGTCGGGCAGCGTGGATGCCAACGCCTCCTCGGCTGCCTCCGTGCTGGTGGGCGGCAGCACGTGGAGGGGCCGGGAGCCCTTCTCCATCTTCACCGTCCTCATCCTCACCCTGCTGGTGCTCCTGACCGTGGCCACCTTCCTCTGGAACCTGCTGGTGCTGGCGACCATCCTGCGAGTGAAGGCTTTCCACCGGGTGCCCCACAACCTCGTGGCCTCCACAGCGGTGTCAGACGTGCTGGTGGCAGCCCTGGTGATGCCGCTGAGCTTGGTGAAGGAGCTGTCGGCCGGGAGGCGGTGGCGGCTGGGCCGGGAGCTGTGCCTCGTGTGGGTCTGCTTCgatgtgctgtgctgcactgcCAGCATCTGGAACGTGACCGCCATCGCCCTGGACCGCTACTGGTCCATCACTCGCCATCTGGAGTACACGCTGCTCACCCGCCGCCGCATCTCCAACGTCATGATTGCCCTCACCTGGGCGCTCTCCGCAGCCATCTCCCTCGCCCCCCTCTTCGGCTGGGGGGAGACCTACAGCCCTGAGCAGGAGCGCTGTCAGGTCAGCCAGGAGCCATCCTACACCATCGTCTCCACCAGTGGGGCTTTCTACCTGCCCCTCTGCGTGGTGCTCTTCGTCTACTGGAAGATCTACAAGGCGGCCAGGTTCCGTGTGGGGGGCCGCAGGAGGAACGCTGTGGCGCCCCTGCCTGAGGCTGCCCAG gTGAAGGAAGCTTCACATGAACCACAGATGGTGTTTACAGCTCGTCGTGCAGCTATCACTTTCCAGACAGATGGAGAAACATggagagaacagaaagagagaaaagcagctctgatGGTTGGCATCTTAATTGGAGTTTTTGTACTGTGCTGGATCCCTTTCTTCATCACAGAATTAATAAGTCCCCTCTGTTCCTGCAACATCCCACCTGTCTGGAAAAGCATCTTTCTTTGGCTTGGCTACTCCAATTCTTTCTTTAATCCTCTCATTTATAcagcatttaacaaaaattaCAACAACGCCTTCAAGAACCTTTTTGTAAAGCAGAGGTAA